A single Arachis hypogaea cultivar Tifrunner unplaced genomic scaffold, arahy.Tifrunner.gnm2.J5K5 arahy.Tifrunner.gnm2.scaffold_853, whole genome shotgun sequence DNA region contains:
- the LOC112766007 gene encoding long chain base biosynthesis protein 1: MEVSTMMSSTVQNLMNVTFDWLNSTLDVPSVRAVVFGFNIRGHLFIEVFLLVVILFLLSQKSYKPPKRPLTNKEIDELCDEWVPEPLIPSLNKELLYEPPALESAAEPHTIVNGKEVLNFTSANYLGLIGHKKLLESCTASLDKYGVGSCGPRGFYGTIDVHLDCEARIAKFLGTPESILYSYGLSTMFSAIPAFSKKGDIIVADEGVHWGIQNGLYLSRSTVVYFKHNDINSLRQTLEKITTENKRVKKLRRYIVIEAVYQNSGQIAPLDEIIKLKEKYRFRILLDESNSIGVLGSSGRGLTEHYGVPIEKIDLVTADMGRALATEGGFCTGSTRVIDHQRLSSSGYVFSASLPPYLASAAISALDILEKDPKLIKKLKNNIAVLWKGLSGISGLTIAGSQESPIVYLKLKKSTGSMQED; the protein is encoded by the exons ATGGAAGTGTCAACCATGATGAGCTCAACTGTACAGAATTTGATGAATGTTACCTTCGATTGGCTCAATTCAACTTTAGATGTTCCTTCTGTCCGCGCTGTTGTCTTCGGATTCAACATTCGAG GACATTTGTTCATCGAAGTTTTTCTCCTCGTCGTCATCCTTTTCTTGCTCTCTCAGAAAAGTTACAAGCCTCCTAAACGCCCCTTAACAAACAAG GAAATAGATGAGCTTTGTGATGAGTGGGTTCCAGAACCACTGATTCCTTCTCTTAACAAAGAGTTGCTCTATGAACCACCAGCGCTAGAGAG TGCTGCTGAGCCACATACCATAGTTAATGGTAAAGAAGTTCTCAATTTCACTTCAGCAAACTATCTTGGCTTGATAGGTCATAAAAAGTTGCTG GAATCGTGTACAGCTTCTTTAGATAAATATGGTGTAGGTTCTTGTGGTCCCCGTGGATTTTATGGAACAATTG ATGTCCATCTCGATTGTGAAGCAAGAATAGCCAAATTTTTGGGTACCCCTGAGTCAATTCTCTACTCTTATGGATTGTCTACCATGTTCAGTGCAATTCCTGCTTTCTCTAAAAAGGGAGATATAATTGTTGC GGATGAAGGAGTCCACTGGGGAATTCAGAATGGCCTTTACCTTTCAAGAAGCACAGTGGTGTATTTCAAGCATAATGACATAAACTCTTTGAGACAAACTCTGGAGAAAATTACTACAGAAAACAAGCGAGTCAAGAAACTGCGGCGTTATATCGTCATTGAAGCTGTTTACCAG aaTTCTGGTCAGATAGCACCCTTAGATGAGATTATTAAACTGAAAGAGAAATACCGTTTTCGTATTTTGCTGGACGAGAGCAACTCAATTGGTGTGCTTGGAAGTTCTGGAAGAGGTCTCACTGAACACTATGGAGTCCCT ATCGAGAAGATAGATCTTGTAACTGCTGATATGGGACGTGCATTGGCCACAGAAGGAGGATTCTGCACCGGAAGTACAAGGGTGATAGATCACCAA CGACTAAGTAGCTCCGGCTATGTCTTTTCTGCGTCTCTGCCCCCATATCTTGCAAGTGCTGCAATTTCAGCACTGGACATTCTGGAGAAAGATCCCAAACTGATAAAAAAGCTGAAGAATAACATTGCTGTGTTATGGAAAG GATTGTCAGGAATATCAGGCTTGACAATTGCAGGTAGTCAAGAGTCACCAATTGTTtatttgaaattgaagaagtcaACAGGTTCCATGCAGGAAGACTGA